One stretch of Nicotiana tabacum cultivar K326 chromosome 18, ASM71507v2, whole genome shotgun sequence DNA includes these proteins:
- the LOC142172418 gene encoding uncharacterized protein LOC142172418: MVPSPGCDCPKPKDYIEHLHRQRLLQFLSGLNESYEAPRRQILIKTVEPTLNQAYAMIIEDESQRSSFNSAGKVNPMAMQVGLGQPYKGKKPYMYCEHCNMKVDDESSFRHTGDKPFFTKEQYDQILTMLNKENTEPHDLYSGRVRGIGREKGGLYIVKKDSNKKMQLSVINVAVTQHKKDSILWHMRLGHASISTMKNVKSLQNRLSDVNVNSDCSIWPLSKQSRLSFPDSQSRSQSVLELLHMDFKSDMFVILKVFLAMIRTHFNAIIKIIRTDNGTEFFNHPCTGLLESYGILHQSSCVLYARPYVLAHLKVFGYLCYAVNLPKGDKFTTRAKAVVFLGYSATQKGYILLDLETKQLFGRLQDHEAVDYELYEEAYSVDNHEGSESISIIPDGSVNHIYPVEGEADTTHNEPVDDIVNNNSEPAEDTHAMTKGEAEDTHAVTEGEAASTITDTPANIFEGITDTDHTTQTLRKSARTAKTPLWLQDFVTSKKANGATLHTLADCICYDHVSEIYKSYLAKQSALT; this comes from the exons ATGGTACCTTCACCAGGATGTGATTGTCCAAAACCGAAGGATTATATAGAGCATCTTCATAGACAGAGGCTACTTCAATTTTTAAGTGGACTAAATGAGTCCTATGAGGCACCGAGGAGGCAGATCTTAATAAAAACTGTAGAACCTACCTTGAATCAAGCCTATGCAATGATAATCGAAGATGAAAGTCAGAGGTCCAGCTTTAATTCAGCAGGAAAGGTTAATCCAATGGCAATGCAAGTTGGACTAGGACAACCATACAAAGGAAAGAAACCTTACATGTACTGTGAACATTGCAACATGAAAG TGGATGATGAATCAAGCTTTAGGCACACAGGTGACAAACCTTTCTTCACTAAGGAGCAATATGATCAAATTCTCACTATGTTAAACAAAGAAAATACTGAGCCACAT GACCTTTACAGTGGCAGGGTGAGGGGGATTGGTAGAGAAAAGGGAGGACTATACATAGTCAAGAAAGATTCAAATAAGAAGATGCAACTGTCAGTGATAAATGTAGCTGTAACACAGCATAAAAAGGATAGCATATTATGGCATATGAGACTTGGGCATGCTTCAATAAGCACCATGAAAAATGTGAAATCTTTGCAAAATAGATTGAGTGATGTCAATGTAAATAGTGATTGTTCTATCTGGCCTCTTTCCAAACAAAGCAGATTATCTTTTCCTGATAGTCAATCTAGGAGTCAGTCTGTATTAGAGCTTCTTCACATGGAT TTTAAGAGTGATATGTTTGTTATACTGAAAGTATTTCTTGCTATGATAAGAACTCACTTTAATGCAATTATAAAGATCATTCGTACAGACAATGGAACTGAATTTTTTAATCACCCATGCACTGGTTTACTAGAATCATATGGCATTCTACATCAAAGTAGTTGT GTTCTATATGCCAGACCATATGTTCTTGCACATCTGAAGGTGTTTGGATATCTGTGTTATGCTGTGAATCTGCCCAAAGGAGACAAGTTTACCACTAGAGCCAAGGCTGTTGTATTCTTAGGTTATTCAGCTACTCAAAAGGGTTACATATTGTTAGATCTTGAGACTAAGCAATTGTTT GGGAGATTGCAAGATCATGAAGCAGTGGACTATGAATTATATGAGGAAGCATACTCAGTTGACAATCATGAAGGATCTGAGAGTATTAGCATTATCCCCGATGGATCTGTTAACCATATATATCCTGTTGAGGGTGAAGCTGATACTACTCACAATGAACCAGTAGATGATATTGTCAATAATAATTCTGAACCAGCTGAGGATACTCATGCAATGACTAAAGGTGAAGCTGAGGATACTCATGCAGTGACTGAAGGTGAAGCTGCTTCTACAATTACAGACACACCTGCAAATATTTTTGAAGGCATTACCGACACTGATCACACAACACAAACCTTGAGAAAGTCAGCAAGGACTGCTAAAACACCACTGTGGCTTCAAGATTTTGTGACCAGCAAGAAGGCAAATGGAGCAACACTACACACTTTAGCAGACTGCATCTGTTATGACCATGTGTCAGAAATATATAAGAGCTACTTGGCCAAACAATCAGCCCTCACATAA
- the LOC107791056 gene encoding uncharacterized protein LOC107791056: MVDGKWKRERFREKYWYQWDRCNAIVLSWLMNYVAQNLISGIAYTMNAQTVWEELRERFDKVDGSRSFNLHTDIATLTQGTLSISTYYSKLKDLWNEFEALVPLPGCDCPKSKDFVVFLQRLKLYQFSMGLNANYQARSQILLMSPLPTVNQAYAMLMSDENQKAIVANSGILGVSPPNINSGRYDSTALYSSKTRGNQKFRKNYNLYYEVCKMKGHTKENYYKIVGYPSDFKYKKKWGVGGSSAYNAITETSSIHVHSPTQKMSAQVIGQYMETQPAQREVQATHLGVQNQNPQLGACTFTKEQYDQIVQLLHKVSPSTASANTTGKSSIFLVSDSKPDWIIDTGATNHMVTDINLINKYSISEPIVPKKVFLPNRDITHVAYIGTSSISANNCLMNDFSNGKVKAIGKEDNGLYLLLKHNARTIKAFTLAAQGREAVDITLCVCLCAKQTRVPFPSTSIKSTTYFYLIYLDVWGPYKTATFDGNRFFLTVIDDFSRMTWIFLLRLKSDICLFRTLGIVHQRTCAYTPQQNGVAERKHRYILEVTRAIRFQVHIPIKFWRQCVLAAVYLINKMPSPLMDGVSPYERLYAKKPDLGHLRVIGFLCYAKQVHEADKLLSRVNPTVHMGYSPTQKGYILYDLTSHSFIVSKDVAFREEVFPFSSTKSVPPPLFVDSHSSSYHSEPPGIAHTLNDPAAIEVENEDLTQRVCQSPDVGNPIRSRCVDTTTSSQSTSVYLVTQDTNPTLRKSTRTKQPPIWMKDFVSLNNHKDVPYAISNYLSYDTLSPKYQTYIEATSTIVEPSSYEEAIKDPKWVEAMKAEITALEDNHT; the protein is encoded by the exons ATGGTAGATGGCAAGTGGAAGAGGGAACGATTTCGTGAGAAGTATTGGTACCAGTGGGATAGGTGCAATGCAATAGTACTGTCCTGGTTAATGAATTATGTTGCTCAGAACTTGATTAGTGGAATTGCATATACTATGAATGCTCAAACAGTCTGGGAGGAGTTACGTGAGAGATTTGATAAAGTTGATGGCTCTAGATCCTTCAATTTACATACTGACATTGCAACCCTAACTCAAGGTACTCTATCCATTTCTACTTATTACTCAAAATTAAAAGATCTGTGGAATGAATTTGAGGCATTAGTGCCACTACCTGGTTGTGACTGCCCTAAGTCTAAAGATTTTGTGGTGTTTCTCCAAAGACTGAAGCTGTATCAATTTTCCATGGGCTTAAATGCCAACTATCAAGCTAGAAGTCAGATTTTACTCATGTCCCCATTACCTACTGTGAATCAAGCATATGCTATGCTTATGAGTGATGAAAACCAAAAGGCTATTGTTGCTAACTCTGGTATTCTGGGTGTTTCCCCTCCTAATATAAACTCAGGAAGATATGATTCTACTGCTTTGTATAGCTCTAAAACTAGAGGAAATCAAAAGTTTAGGAAAAATTATAATCTCTACTATGAGGTATGTAAGATGAAAGGAcatacaaaggaaaattattacaAAATAGTAGGGTATCCATCAGACTTCAAATACAAGAAGAAATGGGGAGTTGGTGGCTCTAGTGCATACAATGCAATAACTGAAACTAGTTCAATCCATGTACATTCTCCAACTCAAAAAATGTCAGCTCAGGTGATTGGACAGTACATGGAGACTCAGCCTGCTCAAAGAGAGGTTCAAGCCACTCATCTAGGTGTTCAGAATCAGAACCCTCAACTTGGTGCATGTACATTTACCAAGGAGCAGTATGATCAAATTGTACAACTCTTGCACAAGGTTTCCCCTTCAACTGCTAGTGCCAATACAACAGGTAAAAGTAGTATTTTCTTGGTGTCTGATAGTAAGCCAGATTGGATCATTGATACAGGAGCCACAAACCATATGGTAACTGATATTAACTTGATCAATAAGTATTCAATTAGTGAACCTATTGTGCCTAAGAAAGTGTTTCTACCAAATAGAGACATTACTCATGTAGCTTATATTGGAACTAGTTCTATATCCGCTAATAACTGCCTCATGAAT GATTTCTCCAATGGGAAGGTGAAGGCGATTGGTAAGGAGGATAATGGGTTGTACCTATTGCTCAAACATAATGCAAGAACCATTAAGGCATTTACACTAGCAGCTCAAGGAAGAGAAGCTGTAGATATAACTCTATG TGTTTGCCTTTGTGCTAAGCAAACTAGAGTGCCATTTCCTTCTACTAGCATTAAGAGTACTACTTATTTTTACTTGATATACCTTGATGTATGGGGACCTTATAAAACTGCTACATTTGATGGAAACAGATTTTTCTTGACTGTTATTGATGACTTCTCTAGAATGACATGGATTTTTCTTTTACGCCTCAAATCTGATATAT GTCTATTCAGGACTCTTGGAATTGTGCATCAGAGAACTTGTGCCTACACCCCTCAACAAAATGGCGTAGCTGAGAGAAAGCATAGATATATTCTAGAGGTGACCAGAGCTATTAGGTTCCAAGTACATATACCAATCAAGTTTTGGAGGCAGTGTGTCCTTGCAGCTGTGTACCTCATTAACAAAATGCCTTCTCCCCTTATGGATGGAGTTTCTCCCTATGAGAGGTTGTATGCTAAGAAGCCTGATCTTGGCCACTTAAGAGTAATTGGCTTCTTATGTTATGCAAAACAGGTCCATGAGGCAGACAAGCTTTTATCCAGAGTTAACCCTACAGTACATATGGGATATTCTCCTACTCAAAAGGGCTATATCTTGTATGACCTTACTTCTCATTCTTTTATTGTTAGCAAGGATGTGGCATTCAGAGAGGAAGTGTTCCCATTTTCCAGCACCAAATCTGTTCCACCACCTTTATTTGTTGATTCCCATTCTAGTTCATATCACTCTGAACCTCCTGGGATTGCTCACACCCTCAATGATCCTGCAGCTATAGAGGTGGAGAATGAAGATCTCACACAGAGGGTCTGTCAGTCACCTGATGTGGGAAATCCTATTAGATCCAGATGTGTTGACACCACCACCAGTTCACAGAGCACCTCTGTATATTTAGTTACACAAGACACTAATCCTACACTGAGGAAGTCCACTAGAACTAAACAACCTCCCATTTGGATGAAAGACTTTGTTTCTCTCAACAATCACAAAGATGTTCCCTATGCTATCTCAAACTACTTGTCCTATGACACACTATCTCCTAAGTATCAGACTTATATTGAAGCCACTTCAACTATAGTTGAACCTTCTTCCTATGAGGAAGCTATTAAAGAtccaaaatgggtagaggcaatGAAGGCTGAAATTACTGCTCTTGAAGACAATCACACATGA